A stretch of Gemmatimonadota bacterium DNA encodes these proteins:
- a CDS encoding VOC family protein produces MTSSAILSVGGAQDVERDRVSVAEVTDGRIEGCNAAPEAARAHTCRREGSMIRLDGIDHVALAVRDIDDSVAWYQRVLGLERLHQEVWGDFPAVVGIGSTALALFPLPSEEADVRPGKRSLAIRHVAFRASAQAFLDAQRHLKDLGIEYRQEDHQIAHSIYLRDPNGHELEITTYEVAPREA; encoded by the coding sequence GTGACATCGAGCGCGATCCTCAGCGTGGGAGGTGCGCAAGATGTCGAACGCGACCGCGTCTCGGTCGCCGAAGTGACGGACGGTCGGATCGAGGGGTGCAATGCGGCTCCCGAGGCCGCGCGCGCACACACATGTCGGAGGGAGGGGAGCATGATCAGACTGGATGGCATCGACCATGTCGCACTTGCGGTGCGGGACATCGACGACTCGGTCGCGTGGTACCAGCGGGTTCTCGGCCTCGAGCGCTTGCACCAGGAGGTGTGGGGTGACTTTCCGGCCGTCGTTGGCATCGGATCTACCGCGCTTGCGCTGTTCCCCTTGCCGAGCGAGGAGGCCGACGTGAGGCCAGGGAAGCGCTCGCTGGCGATCCGGCATGTCGCCTTCCGGGCGAGTGCTCAGGCGTTCCTGGATGCGCAGCGTCACCTGAAGGACCTGGGCATCGAGTACCGACAGGAAGACCACCAGATCGCGCATTCCATCTATCTGCGCGACCCGAACGGCCACGAGCTCGAGATCACCACGTACGAGGTGGCTCCGCGAGAGGCATAG
- a CDS encoding ABC transporter permease, with the protein MKTLLHDFRLAGRLLVKYPLFTTIVILTMAVAIGLNTAVFSAVEALLLRPLPGTAAPERIVQVFRTAPGIPFGSSSVPHYLDVRERTGDVLSGVATWSFAPFNISSGERPQQLMGMVVSANYFATLGARPAHGRFFVDEEDAGRGAHPVVVLSATGARTLFGDARDAVGEEIFLNGRTMQVVGVAAPEFRGVLPVIDPVGWVPLMQMEAIMPERAGALDRRGNNFMNVVARLRDGVSREQAAARLTAVNAELAALHPDDYAKSGMRLVLQSEAGIHPSFRSAQVGLSAVIMTVVGLLLLVACVNVSNLFLARANDRAREMAIRLALGASRAQLVRQLLVESLVFSLLAGAAGLLVASLAIGFANQISLPMAISFRPDLRLNPTVLGFTFGVTVIAGVLFGLAPALQATRPSLVPALKGEAAGGGGRSRVQRGLIVAQMALSIILLTCAGLFVSNLRAATTLDVGFTLAGAATATVSPSLQGYDRARTERFYASLFERLRAEPGVRAVGMIDALPLGIGSSDRLVEIPGYVAAEGEGMHIHYGRISPDYFAAMDTPIRRGRAFTAQDDSAAVPVVVVNERFVERFWPGTEPLGRTVRTAGRDFTVVGVVPTGKYMSLGEEPRAFMFFPQAQYWTSAMQMVVRGDRDPQELVRLLREGVAALDPQLPVVSPQPLAAQLGTALLPARLAGGALGLFGALGLLLAGVGIYGVMAHSVGQRTREIGIRIALGATSQRVVRLVMGQGLRQVLLGSVIGIAGAAASFTLIRGVLYGTGPTTVATFVVAPLVLLAVATLALFVPARRAARLDPQVALRHD; encoded by the coding sequence ATGAAGACGCTCCTGCACGACTTCCGACTCGCCGGCCGGCTGCTGGTGAAGTACCCACTCTTCACCACGATCGTGATCCTCACGATGGCCGTCGCCATCGGCCTCAACACGGCGGTCTTCTCGGCGGTGGAGGCGCTGCTGCTGCGGCCGTTGCCGGGCACCGCGGCGCCGGAGCGGATCGTGCAAGTCTTCCGCACCGCGCCGGGGATCCCGTTCGGCTCGAGTTCGGTGCCGCACTACCTCGACGTGCGCGAACGCACCGGCGACGTCCTCTCCGGCGTCGCGACCTGGTCCTTCGCCCCGTTCAACATCTCGTCGGGCGAGCGTCCGCAGCAGCTGATGGGGATGGTCGTCTCGGCCAACTACTTCGCCACGCTCGGGGCGCGACCAGCCCACGGGCGATTCTTCGTCGACGAGGAGGATGCCGGGCGCGGCGCGCACCCCGTGGTGGTGCTGAGTGCGACGGGCGCGCGGACGCTCTTCGGCGATGCGCGCGACGCGGTCGGCGAGGAGATCTTCCTCAACGGGCGCACGATGCAGGTGGTGGGCGTGGCGGCGCCGGAGTTCCGCGGCGTCCTCCCGGTCATCGATCCGGTGGGCTGGGTGCCTCTGATGCAGATGGAGGCGATCATGCCGGAGCGCGCGGGGGCGCTCGATCGCCGCGGCAACAACTTCATGAACGTGGTGGCGCGACTGCGGGACGGCGTGAGCCGCGAGCAGGCCGCCGCCCGCCTCACCGCCGTCAACGCCGAACTCGCCGCGCTCCATCCCGACGACTACGCCAAGAGCGGCATGCGCCTCGTGCTGCAGTCCGAGGCCGGCATCCATCCGTCGTTCCGGTCGGCACAGGTGGGGCTCTCAGCCGTGATCATGACGGTCGTGGGACTCCTCCTGCTGGTGGCCTGCGTGAACGTCTCCAATCTCTTCCTCGCGCGAGCGAACGACCGCGCCCGCGAGATGGCGATCCGCCTCGCGCTCGGCGCGTCGCGCGCGCAGCTCGTGCGGCAGCTGCTCGTGGAGAGCCTCGTGTTCTCGCTCCTCGCCGGGGCCGCGGGGTTGCTCGTGGCGTCGCTCGCGATCGGGTTCGCGAACCAGATCTCGCTCCCCATGGCCATCAGCTTCCGTCCCGACCTCCGACTCAACCCCACCGTGCTCGGCTTCACGTTCGGCGTGACGGTGATCGCCGGCGTGCTCTTCGGCCTCGCGCCGGCGCTGCAGGCCACGCGGCCGTCGCTCGTGCCCGCCCTCAAGGGAGAGGCCGCGGGGGGCGGCGGGCGGTCGCGGGTGCAGCGCGGGCTCATCGTCGCGCAGATGGCGCTCTCCATCATCCTGCTCACCTGCGCCGGCCTCTTCGTCTCCAATCTGCGTGCCGCCACCACGCTGGACGTTGGTTTCACACTCGCTGGGGCGGCGACGGCGACCGTCTCCCCGTCCCTGCAGGGGTACGACCGCGCCCGCACCGAGCGGTTCTACGCCTCGCTGTTCGAGCGGCTGCGCGCGGAGCCCGGGGTTCGCGCCGTCGGCATGATCGACGCGCTCCCGCTCGGCATCGGCAGCTCGGATCGCCTGGTGGAGATCCCGGGGTACGTCGCTGCCGAAGGGGAGGGGATGCACATCCACTATGGGCGCATCAGTCCCGACTACTTCGCGGCGATGGACACGCCGATCCGCCGCGGGCGCGCCTTCACCGCACAGGACGACAGCGCCGCCGTGCCGGTGGTGGTCGTCAACGAGCGCTTCGTCGAGCGGTTCTGGCCGGGAACGGAGCCGCTCGGCCGCACGGTGCGCACCGCCGGGCGCGACTTCACGGTGGTGGGGGTGGTGCCCACCGGGAAGTACATGTCGCTCGGCGAGGAGCCGCGGGCGTTCATGTTCTTCCCGCAGGCGCAGTACTGGACCTCCGCCATGCAGATGGTGGTGCGGGGCGACCGCGATCCGCAGGAGCTCGTGCGACTGCTCCGCGAAGGGGTCGCCGCCCTCGACCCACAGCTGCCGGTGGTGAGCCCGCAGCCGCTCGCCGCGCAGCTCGGCACCGCACTGCTTCCGGCGCGGCTCGCGGGGGGCGCGCTGGGACTCTTCGGCGCGCTCGGTCTCCTGCTGGCGGGGGTGGGCATCTACGGCGTGATGGCGCACTCGGTGGGGCAACGCACGCGTGAGATCGGCATCCGCATCGCACTCGGGGCGACGTCGCAGCGCGTGGTGCGTCTCGTGATGGGGCAGGGCCTGCGCCAGGTGCTGCTCGGCAGCGTGATCGGCATCGCCGGTGCCGCGGCCTCGTTCACGCTCATCCGCGGCGTGCTCTACGGCACCGGACCGACGACCGTCGCGACCTTCGTGGTCGCACCACTCGTGCTGCTCGCCGTGGCGACGCTGGCGCTCTTCGTGCCAGCGCGTCGGGCGGCGCGACTCGACCCGCAGGTCGCGCTGCGGCACGATTGA
- a CDS encoding transposase — MRESQAHLEQLDQVEVSPSVISAVTAEVMEEETAWQQRPLDRIDPVVIFDLRIGQTEGADFFLRVMTELKSRGVEDILIALVDGLVGFPDAITTVFPQAQVHDGAVHLVRQRLNLGAGRSGRRSRRRGTHAGGPSCRISPCSSAVASRITPDHRPASDTGIRRGPVPPSRRGTNGRLGGTTIISARHVSGGDAVRCDMTLLLRAIALTAVAFPLTAQDGRADLCITDAAVISPAPVPAETRPRTATVCVRDGRILSVEPQRPAMAARETIDGRGRFLIPGLIDSHVHLYHAPGLDRRYTARHAELMGAYQTQLPRSFLAYGFTSVVELNSVSSANRRFESAPLHPDLFHCGQGLVLSNDFMATDFDDPSEFLVAFSNFLHDRFTTPELPPGFDPAAHTPAATVGRIAEEGGRCVKLYHEEALWWPGPERPDFRLPSLEIVREVVAEAHRRGMPVVMHATTPAGQRLALAGGVDVLAHGLWEWPGSFRAGGEVPSDVTALTDSLASSTVCIQPTAMTLLGTATLFDPEFLEQGGLREVLSSNYLDYLRTEAQVQRALFLRRFGSQISATPMSVDALAVEATRILAHVNARFAREVARWAASGACLLLGSDTAVGGFGWSQPPGLAGFLEMQTWARNGIPLAQILHAATRGNARAFRLADELGSIETGKRANLLLLRDDPLRSIEAYRGIDLVILGGRVLERATLLAP, encoded by the coding sequence GTGCGCGAGAGCCAGGCGCACCTGGAGCAGCTCGATCAGGTCGAGGTCTCCCCGAGCGTGATCAGCGCGGTGACGGCCGAGGTGATGGAGGAGGAGACCGCCTGGCAGCAGCGGCCGCTGGACCGCATCGACCCGGTCGTGATCTTCGACCTCCGAATCGGGCAGACCGAGGGGGCCGACTTCTTTCTCCGCGTGATGACCGAGCTCAAGAGCCGCGGGGTCGAGGACATCCTGATCGCCCTCGTCGATGGCCTGGTCGGCTTCCCGGACGCGATCACGACGGTCTTCCCGCAGGCGCAGGTGCACGACGGCGCCGTGCACCTGGTCCGGCAGCGCCTCAACTTGGGAGCTGGAAGGAGCGGAAGGCGGTCGCGGCGGCGCGGGACTCACGCTGGAGGGCCGTCATGCCGTATCTCGCCATGCTCTTCGGCAGTCGCTTCACGGATCACACCTGATCACCGACCGGCCTCAGACACAGGAATCCGCAGAGGCCCGGTCCCACCCTCACGTCGAGGGACGAACGGCCGCCTCGGTGGGACGACCATCATCAGCGCCAGACACGTATCGGGCGGCGACGCCGTACGTTGCGACATGACACTCCTGCTTCGCGCCATCGCGCTCACCGCCGTTGCGTTCCCCCTCACGGCGCAGGACGGACGCGCCGACCTGTGCATCACCGATGCCGCGGTGATCTCACCGGCGCCGGTACCAGCAGAGACCCGACCGCGCACGGCCACGGTCTGCGTGCGGGATGGCCGCATCCTTTCCGTCGAGCCGCAGCGGCCGGCGATGGCCGCACGCGAGACGATCGATGGGCGCGGTCGCTTCCTGATCCCGGGGCTGATCGACAGCCACGTGCACCTCTACCACGCCCCCGGCCTCGATCGCCGCTACACCGCGCGCCATGCCGAACTGATGGGCGCGTACCAGACGCAACTGCCCCGCAGCTTCCTGGCCTATGGTTTCACCAGCGTCGTCGAATTGAACTCGGTGTCGTCCGCGAATCGGCGCTTCGAGTCCGCGCCGCTGCATCCCGACCTGTTCCATTGCGGGCAGGGACTGGTGCTGTCGAACGACTTCATGGCGACGGACTTCGATGATCCGTCGGAGTTCCTGGTCGCGTTCTCGAACTTCCTGCACGATCGGTTCACCACGCCGGAGCTCCCACCGGGATTCGACCCCGCGGCGCACACCCCGGCCGCGACCGTCGGGCGGATCGCCGAGGAGGGCGGGCGCTGCGTGAAGCTCTACCACGAGGAGGCATTGTGGTGGCCGGGACCGGAGCGGCCGGACTTCCGCCTGCCGTCCCTCGAGATCGTGCGCGAGGTCGTCGCCGAGGCACATCGGCGCGGAATGCCCGTCGTGATGCATGCGACCACGCCCGCAGGTCAGCGTCTCGCGCTCGCGGGCGGTGTCGACGTCCTCGCACACGGCCTCTGGGAGTGGCCAGGCTCCTTTCGCGCCGGCGGTGAGGTGCCCAGCGACGTCACGGCGCTCACCGATTCGCTCGCGAGCAGCACGGTCTGCATCCAGCCGACCGCGATGACACTCCTCGGCACCGCCACCTTGTTCGATCCCGAGTTCCTCGAGCAGGGTGGCCTGCGTGAGGTCCTCTCCAGCAACTACCTCGACTACCTTCGGACGGAAGCGCAGGTGCAGCGTGCCCTGTTCCTCAGGCGCTTCGGATCGCAGATCAGCGCGACACCGATGTCCGTGGATGCGCTCGCGGTCGAGGCCACGCGGATCCTCGCGCACGTCAATGCGCGGTTCGCGCGAGAGGTCGCGCGTTGGGCGGCGAGTGGCGCCTGCCTCCTGCTCGGCTCCGATACCGCGGTCGGTGGATTCGGATGGAGCCAGCCACCCGGGCTCGCGGGATTCCTCGAGATGCAGACGTGGGCGCGCAATGGCATCCCGCTCGCGCAGATCCTCCACGCCGCCACGCGCGGGAACGCGCGCGCATTCCGCCTCGCGGATGAACTGGGCTCCATCGAGACCGGCAAACGCGCCAACCTGCTGCTGCTGCGCGACGACCCCCTGCGCTCGATCGAGGCGTACCGAGGCATCGACCTGGTGATCCTCGGTGGCCGCGTCCTTGAACGTGCCACGCTGCTGGCCCCCTGA
- a CDS encoding DUF2188 domain-containing protein translates to MKRGEGVHTVPAANGAGWWNKVSGRVASRHGRKAEAVAAGREIARGLRVEHTIHREDGQIAEKNSYGNDPCPPGDGQ, encoded by the coding sequence ATGAAGCGAGGGGAAGGCGTCCACACCGTGCCTGCGGCGAACGGCGCGGGCTGGTGGAACAAGGTCAGCGGCCGCGTGGCGTCGAGGCACGGGCGCAAGGCAGAGGCGGTGGCCGCGGGCCGCGAGATCGCGCGCGGGCTGCGGGTGGAGCACACGATCCACCGCGAGGACGGGCAGATCGCGGAGAAGAACTCGTACGGGAACGATCCGTGCCCGCCCGGGGACGGACAGTAG